One genomic segment of Pseudomonas fortuita includes these proteins:
- the cysT gene encoding sulfate ABC transporter permease subunit CysT has protein sequence MSRRISPVIPGFGLTLGYTLVYLSLIVLIPLAAMFIHASQLTWEQFWNIISAPRVIAALKLSFGTALFAAIINGVIGTLLAWVLVRYTFPGRKIIDAMIDLPFALPTAVAGIALTALYAPAGWVGQFATDLGFKIAYTPLGITLALTFVTLPFVVRTVQPVLADIPREVEEAAACLGAKPLQVFRHILAPALLPAWLTGFALAFARGVGEYGSVIFIAGNMPMKTEILPLLIMVKLDQYDYTGATAIGVLMLVVSFILLLLINLLQRRIETP, from the coding sequence ATGTCACGTCGTATTTCCCCCGTCATACCCGGCTTCGGGCTGACGCTGGGCTACACCTTGGTGTACCTCAGCCTGATCGTGCTGATACCGCTGGCCGCCATGTTCATTCATGCCTCGCAGCTGACCTGGGAGCAGTTCTGGAACATCATCAGTGCGCCGCGGGTGATCGCCGCACTCAAGCTGAGTTTCGGCACCGCCCTGTTCGCCGCCATCATCAACGGGGTGATCGGCACCCTGCTGGCCTGGGTGCTGGTGCGCTACACCTTCCCGGGGCGCAAGATCATCGACGCGATGATCGACCTGCCGTTCGCCCTGCCCACCGCCGTTGCCGGTATCGCCCTGACCGCCCTGTACGCGCCTGCGGGCTGGGTTGGCCAGTTTGCGACCGACCTTGGCTTCAAGATTGCCTACACCCCGTTGGGCATCACCCTGGCGCTGACCTTCGTCACCTTGCCGTTCGTGGTGCGCACGGTGCAGCCGGTGCTGGCCGACATCCCGCGTGAAGTGGAAGAGGCCGCTGCCTGCCTGGGGGCCAAACCGCTGCAGGTGTTCCGCCATATACTGGCGCCAGCGCTGCTGCCGGCCTGGCTCACCGGCTTTGCCCTGGCCTTCGCCCGCGGTGTGGGCGAGTATGGTTCGGTGATCTTCATTGCCGGCAACATGCCGATGAAGACCGAGATCCTGCCGCTGCTGATCATGGTCAAGCTCGACCAGTACGACTACACCGGCGCGACCGCCATCGGCGTGCTGATGCTGGTGGTTTCCTTCATCCTGCTGCTGCTGATCAACCTGCTGCAGCGCCGCATCGAAACCCCTTGA
- a CDS encoding MetQ/NlpA family ABC transporter substrate-binding protein encodes MKKTLLTTALAAALSFSGLAAAAEKLVVAATPVPHAEILELIKPALAKEGVDLEIKVFTDYVQPNVQVDQKRLDANYFQTLPYLKSFNEGKGTHLETVIGVHVEPFGGYSKKIKNLSELKEGATVAIPNEGSNSGRALILLQKAGLITLKDPKNALATPKDIAENPKKLKFRELESAMLPRVLDQVDLDMINTNYALEAGLNPAKDALVIEGADSPYVNFLVARPDNKDSEAIQKLAKALTSPEVKEFIAKKYQGAVLPAF; translated from the coding sequence ATGAAGAAGACCCTGCTGACCACCGCCCTGGCCGCTGCCCTGTCGTTCTCAGGCCTGGCCGCCGCCGCCGAGAAACTGGTGGTTGCCGCTACCCCGGTACCCCACGCCGAGATTCTTGAGCTGATCAAGCCTGCTCTGGCCAAGGAAGGCGTGGACCTGGAAATCAAGGTCTTCACCGACTACGTGCAGCCGAACGTGCAGGTGGACCAGAAGCGCCTTGACGCCAACTACTTCCAGACCCTGCCTTACCTGAAGAGTTTCAACGAAGGTAAGGGCACGCACCTGGAAACGGTGATCGGCGTACACGTCGAACCCTTCGGTGGCTACTCGAAGAAGATCAAGAACCTGTCTGAGCTGAAGGAAGGCGCTACTGTGGCCATCCCTAACGAAGGCAGCAACAGCGGCCGCGCCCTGATCCTGCTGCAGAAGGCTGGCCTGATCACCCTGAAAGACCCGAAGAATGCCCTGGCCACCCCCAAGGACATTGCCGAAAACCCGAAAAAGCTGAAGTTCCGCGAGCTTGAGTCGGCCATGCTGCCGCGTGTGCTGGACCAGGTCGACCTGGACATGATCAACACCAACTACGCGCTGGAAGCCGGCCTGAACCCGGCCAAGGATGCGCTGGTGATCGAAGGCGCTGACTCGCCATACGTGAACTTCCTGGTTGCCCGCCCGGACAACAAGGACAGCGAAGCCATCCAGAAACTGGCCAAGGCCCTGACCAGCCCGGAAGTGAAGGAATTCATTGCCAAGAAGTATCAGGGGGCTGTGCTGCCGGCGTTCTGA
- a CDS encoding amino acid ABC transporter permease, protein MASSASELLLQALPQLAGGAAQTLAISALGILFATLGGVLYGVLATVGNRALNIVLQVYLELFRAIPVLVWLYLVFFGLPIFFALSIPSFWCAVLVLALWGASEVGEVVRGALASLPRGQREAGLSIGLAGWQLYGYVLLPQALKRMTPPTINIYTRIIKTSSLAVLIGVVEVIKAGQQIIERTYESVLIYGALFLFFFIICYPLSAASRVLERRWAHS, encoded by the coding sequence ATGGCCAGTTCGGCATCTGAACTGTTGCTGCAGGCGTTGCCGCAGCTGGCTGGCGGCGCCGCGCAGACCTTGGCCATCTCGGCGCTGGGCATCCTGTTCGCAACGCTGGGTGGCGTGCTGTACGGCGTGCTGGCAACCGTGGGCAACCGTGCCCTGAACATCGTCTTGCAGGTGTACCTGGAGCTGTTCCGCGCCATCCCGGTGCTGGTCTGGCTGTACCTGGTGTTCTTTGGCCTGCCGATCTTCTTTGCCCTGAGCATCCCCAGCTTCTGGTGCGCCGTGCTGGTTTTGGCCCTGTGGGGCGCCAGCGAGGTGGGCGAGGTAGTGCGCGGTGCATTGGCATCGCTGCCACGTGGCCAGCGCGAGGCCGGGCTGTCGATCGGCCTGGCCGGCTGGCAGCTGTATGGCTACGTGTTGCTGCCCCAGGCACTCAAGCGCATGACCCCGCCGACCATCAACATCTACACGCGGATCATCAAGACCAGCTCGCTGGCGGTGCTGATCGGCGTGGTCGAGGTGATCAAGGCCGGCCAGCAGATCATCGAACGCACCTACGAATCGGTGCTGATCTACGGCGCCTTGTTCCTGTTCTTCTTCATCATCTGTTATCCGCTGTCCGCCGCTTCGCGCGTGCTGGAACGCCGCTGGGCACACTCATGA
- a CDS encoding amino acid ABC transporter permease has translation MTLDTAFILSTLPAFLKAVGVTLQVGLIAIATSLLVALVNATLLVLRTPYLWRLVKAYVELARNTPLLIQLFFVYFALPSLGLKISGFSAAIITMTFMGGAYLTEVLRAGIEAVPRAQLESGRSIGLSEGQLLRHVVLPQATILSLPALFANFIFLLKETTVVSAVAVPEILYTTKNYIALYYKTYEMLTVLTLLCVLLFLPLSLLLRYVERRLQHGQFGI, from the coding sequence ATGACCCTCGACACCGCATTCATCCTCAGCACGTTACCCGCCTTCCTCAAGGCCGTGGGCGTGACCTTGCAGGTAGGCCTGATCGCCATTGCCACCTCGCTACTGGTCGCCCTGGTCAATGCCACGCTGCTGGTACTACGCACCCCCTACCTGTGGCGACTGGTCAAAGCCTACGTGGAGCTGGCGCGCAACACGCCGCTGCTGATCCAGCTGTTCTTCGTCTACTTCGCCTTGCCGAGCCTGGGGCTGAAAATTTCCGGTTTCAGCGCAGCGATCATCACCATGACCTTCATGGGCGGTGCCTATCTTACCGAGGTGTTGCGGGCCGGCATCGAGGCCGTGCCGCGCGCCCAGCTCGAATCCGGGCGCTCCATCGGCCTGTCCGAGGGCCAGCTACTGCGCCATGTGGTGCTGCCCCAGGCCACTATCCTCAGCTTGCCGGCACTGTTTGCCAATTTCATCTTCCTGCTCAAGGAAACCACCGTGGTGTCGGCGGTGGCCGTGCCGGAAATCCTCTATACCACCAAGAACTACATCGCGCTGTACTACAAGACCTACGAAATGCTCACCGTGCTGACCTTGCTCTGCGTGCTGCTGTTCCTGCCGCTGTCGTTGCTGCTGCGCTACGTGGAAAGGAGGCTGCAACATGGCCAGTTCGGCATCTGA
- a CDS encoding sulfate/molybdate ABC transporter ATP-binding protein — MSIEVRNVSKRFNSFQALNNINLDINSGELVALLGPSGCGKTTLLRIIAGLETPDQGNIVFHGEDVSGHDVRDRNVGFVFQHYALFRHMSVFDNVAFGLRMKPKGERPSESKIAEKVHELLNMVQLDWLSDRYPEQLSGGQRQRIALARALAVEPKVLLLDEPFGALDAKVRKELRRWLARLHEDINLTSVFVTHDQEEAMEVADRIVVMNKGVIEQIGSPGEVYEQPANDFVYHFLGDSNRLALSEGHHVLFRPHEVSLSRHETEGHHAAEVRDIRPLGATTRVTLKVEGQSELIEAEVVKDHDSLTGLARGETLFFRPKVWQKVADI, encoded by the coding sequence ATGTCGATCGAAGTTCGTAATGTCAGCAAGCGCTTCAACAGCTTCCAGGCCCTGAACAACATCAACCTGGACATCAACAGCGGCGAGCTGGTGGCGCTGCTTGGCCCGTCCGGCTGTGGCAAGACCACCCTGCTGCGCATCATTGCCGGCCTGGAAACCCCGGACCAGGGCAACATCGTGTTCCATGGCGAGGATGTGTCCGGCCACGACGTGCGTGACCGCAACGTCGGTTTCGTGTTCCAGCACTACGCGCTGTTCCGCCACATGAGCGTGTTCGACAACGTCGCCTTCGGCCTGCGCATGAAGCCCAAGGGCGAGCGCCCGAGCGAGAGCAAGATCGCCGAGAAAGTGCACGAGTTGCTGAACATGGTTCAGCTGGACTGGTTGTCCGACCGCTACCCGGAGCAGTTGTCTGGCGGCCAGCGTCAGCGTATTGCCCTGGCCCGCGCCTTGGCAGTGGAGCCCAAGGTGCTGCTGCTGGACGAGCCGTTCGGTGCGCTGGACGCCAAGGTGCGCAAGGAGCTGCGGCGTTGGCTGGCGCGGCTGCACGAGGACATCAACCTGACGTCGGTGTTCGTCACCCACGACCAGGAAGAGGCCATGGAAGTGGCTGACCGCATCGTGGTCATGAACAAGGGCGTGATCGAGCAGATCGGCTCGCCGGGCGAGGTGTACGAGCAGCCGGCCAACGATTTTGTCTACCACTTCCTGGGCGACTCCAACCGCCTGGCGCTGAGCGAAGGGCACCATGTGTTGTTCCGCCCGCATGAGGTGTCGTTGTCACGGCATGAGACCGAAGGGCACCATGCTGCCGAGGTGCGGGATATCCGGCCGTTGGGCGCTACCACGCGGGTAACGTTGAAGGTGGAAGGGCAGAGCGAGCTGATCGAGGCCGAGGTGGTCAAGGACCATGACAGCCTGACCGGGTTGGCGCGGGGAGAGACGTTGTTCTTCCGGCCGAAGGTTTGGCAGAAGGTGGCGGATATCTGA
- a CDS encoding sigma 54-interacting transcriptional regulator: MTLQHPFGQPLLTFPELDKSPLSIRAKALVFIDPRSQQLREDLERLAPQPLPVLIRGETGTGKELLARQIHRASDRGGLFVSVNCAAISPTYADAELFGYSAGSHGGTASSRAGWFGSANGGTLYLDEIADLPLAIQGKLLAALENREVTRVGAQQPQPVDVRLVAATSIDLARVVRAGRFNERLYQYLREGALELPPLRERPGDILPLAEYFVGIYSARLQRPVPLVSEAAQQVLEAHFWPGNTRELENVIHFALLVNDGAEIQPENLDLPNTAG; this comes from the coding sequence ATGACGCTTCAACACCCGTTTGGCCAGCCACTGCTGACCTTCCCTGAGCTGGACAAAAGCCCGCTGAGCATCCGTGCCAAGGCCTTGGTGTTCATCGACCCGCGTTCGCAGCAGTTGCGTGAAGACCTTGAGCGTCTGGCACCGCAACCCTTGCCCGTGCTGATCCGGGGCGAAACCGGCACCGGCAAGGAACTGTTGGCCCGGCAGATCCATCGTGCCAGCGACCGTGGAGGGCTATTCGTGTCGGTCAACTGTGCGGCCATCAGCCCCACTTACGCCGATGCCGAGCTGTTCGGCTATAGCGCCGGCAGCCATGGCGGTACGGCCAGCAGCCGCGCCGGCTGGTTCGGTTCGGCCAACGGCGGCACGCTGTACCTGGATGAGATTGCCGACTTGCCGCTGGCCATCCAGGGCAAGCTGCTGGCGGCCCTGGAAAACCGCGAGGTCACCCGGGTGGGCGCACAGCAGCCACAGCCGGTGGATGTGCGCCTGGTCGCCGCCACCAGCATCGACCTGGCGCGCGTGGTACGTGCGGGGCGTTTCAACGAGCGCCTGTACCAGTACCTGCGCGAGGGTGCGCTGGAACTGCCGCCACTGCGCGAGCGGCCGGGCGATATCCTGCCGCTGGCCGAGTATTTTGTGGGCATCTACAGCGCGCGTCTGCAGCGGCCTGTGCCATTGGTAAGCGAGGCTGCGCAGCAGGTGCTGGAAGCGCATTTCTGGCCTGGCAATACCCGCGAACTGGAGAACGTCATTCACTTTGCCTTGCTGGTGAATGACGGCGCGGAGATCCAGCCTGAGAACCTCGACTTGCCCAACACCGCGGGCTAG
- a CDS encoding MotA/TolQ/ExbB proton channel family protein, whose product MSLLASPLESVESAVIWLLVGFSVVTWGLALVKVAQFVRLKNQDKRFHKQFWAASSLDSAAELSHELPGPAARVAQSGYAAIAVGDTQANDLSHAINHQDRLERALRQQIVRERRSLETGLAVVASIGSTSPFIGLFGTVWGIMEALKGISAAGSASLETVAGPIGAALVATGVGIAVAVPAVLVYNYFLRRLKLTAADLDDFAHDFYSLAQKSAFRVLVHPAVQKPQAGFTQPVKEAS is encoded by the coding sequence ATGAGCCTGCTGGCATCCCCTCTCGAATCCGTTGAAAGCGCAGTCATCTGGCTGCTGGTCGGTTTTTCTGTCGTCACTTGGGGCCTGGCCCTGGTCAAGGTTGCGCAGTTCGTGCGGCTTAAAAACCAGGACAAGCGCTTTCACAAGCAGTTCTGGGCTGCCTCCAGCCTGGACTCGGCCGCTGAACTCAGCCATGAGCTGCCCGGGCCGGCTGCTCGCGTTGCCCAGTCCGGCTACGCCGCGATTGCCGTTGGCGATACCCAGGCCAACGACCTGAGCCACGCTATCAACCACCAGGACCGCCTGGAGCGCGCCTTGCGCCAGCAGATCGTGCGTGAGCGCCGCTCGCTGGAAACCGGCCTGGCGGTGGTCGCCAGTATCGGCAGCACCTCGCCCTTCATCGGCCTGTTCGGCACCGTGTGGGGCATCATGGAAGCGCTCAAGGGCATCAGTGCGGCCGGCTCCGCCAGCCTGGAAACCGTCGCCGGGCCCATCGGTGCGGCACTGGTGGCTACCGGGGTGGGCATCGCCGTCGCGGTGCCTGCGGTGCTGGTGTACAACTACTTCCTGCGTCGCCTCAAGCTGACCGCCGCCGACCTGGATGACTTCGCCCACGACTTCTACAGCCTGGCGCAGAAGAGTGCCTTCCGCGTGCTGGTGCACCCCGCTGTGCAAAAACCCCAGGCTGGTTTCACCCAGCCGGTAAAGGAGGCGTCCTGA
- a CDS encoding alpha/beta hydrolase, translating to MRNESIRYLIVPGWQGSPDNHWQSHWQRTLPNSARVEQHDWLTPQRQDWVRALEQAVAAERAPVILIAHSLGCITVAHWAAQASPALLRRVRGALLVAPADVERPTCAPALRNFAPIPGEALPFPSQVVSSDNDPAVSVPRALYLAQAWGAEAGLLSNAGHINVKSGHERWEQGFAYLYRLQSRVEQRALRRA from the coding sequence ATGCGCAATGAGTCTATTCGTTACCTGATTGTGCCGGGCTGGCAAGGATCGCCAGACAACCATTGGCAGAGTCACTGGCAGCGTACCCTGCCCAACAGTGCGCGGGTCGAGCAGCACGACTGGCTCACCCCGCAACGTCAGGACTGGGTGCGGGCGCTGGAGCAGGCGGTTGCCGCCGAGCGTGCGCCGGTGATCCTGATTGCCCACAGCCTTGGCTGCATCACTGTCGCCCATTGGGCCGCGCAGGCCAGCCCGGCCTTGCTGCGCAGGGTGCGTGGTGCACTGCTGGTGGCGCCGGCAGACGTCGAGCGCCCCACCTGCGCGCCAGCCCTGCGTAACTTTGCGCCGATCCCTGGCGAAGCGCTGCCGTTTCCCAGCCAGGTAGTCAGCTCGGACAACGATCCGGCCGTGAGCGTGCCGCGGGCGCTGTACCTGGCCCAGGCATGGGGCGCCGAAGCGGGGTTGCTGAGCAATGCCGGGCACATCAACGTCAAGTCCGGGCATGAGCGCTGGGAACAAGGCTTCGCCTACTTGTATCGCTTGCAGAGCCGGGTTGAGCAGCGCGCACTGCGTCGCGCCTGA
- a CDS encoding ExbD/TolR family protein yields the protein MAFSTQDSDEVLSEINVTPLVDVMLVLLVVFIVTAPLLTNAIPINLPKTEAVAPVEQKDPLVVSIDGEGKLFINKDQIQPDLLETNLKAAKDKDANVRVQLQADDGVNYGEVARAMAAIERAGISKLAVITAR from the coding sequence ATGGCCTTTTCGACCCAGGACAGCGACGAAGTCCTCAGTGAAATCAACGTCACGCCCTTGGTAGACGTCATGCTGGTGTTGCTGGTGGTGTTCATCGTCACCGCGCCGCTGCTGACCAATGCCATCCCCATCAACTTGCCCAAGACCGAGGCCGTTGCCCCGGTGGAGCAGAAGGACCCACTGGTGGTCAGCATCGACGGCGAGGGCAAGCTGTTCATCAACAAGGACCAGATCCAGCCCGACCTGCTGGAGACCAACCTCAAGGCCGCCAAGGACAAGGACGCGAACGTTCGCGTGCAACTGCAGGCCGATGACGGCGTGAACTACGGCGAAGTGGCGCGGGCCATGGCAGCCATCGAACGTGCGGGGATCAGCAAACTGGCGGTGATCACCGCGCGCTGA
- a CDS encoding amino acid ABC transporter ATP-binding protein: MSALIEFQGFNKFFAEHQVLKDVDLKVAAGEVVVILGPSGCGKSTLLRCLNGLEQAHSGHLRLGGLELLDPRTDWRHVRQRVGMVFQSYHLFGHMSVIDNLLLGPLKVQKRERAEAQAQAEALLARVGLLDKRDAFPRQLSGGQQQRIAIVRSLCMNPEVMLFDEVTAALDPEMVKEVLQVIQGLARDGMTLLIVTHEMAFARAVADRIVFMEAGRILEQGDPESFFTKPQTARAQQFLEKFSFVESLPKTLHKELS; this comes from the coding sequence ATGAGCGCATTGATCGAATTCCAGGGTTTCAACAAGTTTTTTGCCGAGCACCAGGTGCTCAAGGACGTCGACCTCAAGGTGGCGGCCGGCGAAGTGGTGGTCATCCTCGGCCCCAGCGGTTGCGGCAAGAGCACGCTGCTGCGCTGCCTGAACGGCCTGGAGCAGGCCCACAGTGGCCACCTGCGGCTGGGCGGGCTAGAGCTGCTTGACCCGCGCACCGACTGGCGCCACGTCCGCCAGCGGGTGGGCATGGTGTTCCAGAGCTATCACCTGTTCGGCCACATGAGCGTGATCGACAACCTGCTGCTTGGCCCGCTCAAGGTACAAAAACGCGAACGCGCCGAGGCCCAGGCCCAGGCCGAGGCGCTGCTGGCGCGGGTCGGCCTGCTGGACAAACGCGACGCCTTCCCCCGGCAATTGTCCGGCGGCCAGCAACAGCGCATCGCCATCGTGCGCTCACTGTGCATGAACCCCGAGGTGATGCTGTTCGACGAGGTTACCGCCGCCCTCGACCCGGAAATGGTCAAGGAGGTGCTGCAAGTGATCCAGGGCCTGGCCCGCGACGGCATGACCTTGCTCATCGTTACCCACGAAATGGCCTTCGCTCGCGCGGTGGCCGACCGCATCGTGTTCATGGAGGCCGGCAGGATCCTTGAACAAGGCGACCCCGAGAGCTTCTTCACCAAACCGCAGACCGCACGCGCGCAGCAGTTCCTGGAGAAATTCTCCTTCGTAGAAAGCCTGCCAAAGACACTGCACAAGGAACTGTCATGA
- a CDS encoding energy transducer TonB encodes MGNVQSAVRAYDQPWRPAPGDLVELGRTLRLPLGQLRLQRTPVSGLKRRDKLVLGLLVLALHGAAAYWVSQAPTPELPVVPPQVPPMTIEFAAPAPPVVEPPPPAPAPPVVEPPPPPPVVDELAAKPKPKPKPVPKPVVKQAPKPSPKPVEAPPPAPVAAPAPPAPAPPAPAPITPASANAAYLKNPAPEYPQMAQRRGWEGTVLLRVEVLPSGKPGQIQVQKSSGRDALDAAALAAVKRWSFVPAKQGDVAQTGWVSVPIDFKLR; translated from the coding sequence ATGGGTAATGTCCAGTCGGCCGTCAGGGCCTACGACCAGCCATGGCGCCCGGCCCCGGGTGACCTGGTCGAGCTTGGACGCACGCTTCGCCTCCCGCTTGGCCAGCTGCGCCTGCAACGCACGCCCGTCAGCGGTCTCAAGCGCCGCGACAAGCTGGTGTTGGGCCTGCTGGTGCTGGCCCTGCATGGCGCCGCAGCATACTGGGTCAGCCAGGCGCCAACGCCCGAACTGCCGGTGGTGCCGCCACAGGTGCCGCCCATGACTATCGAATTTGCTGCGCCTGCACCGCCTGTGGTCGAGCCTCCGCCGCCAGCGCCCGCGCCGCCCGTGGTCGAGCCACCACCGCCACCACCGGTAGTCGACGAACTGGCCGCCAAGCCCAAACCCAAGCCAAAGCCCGTGCCTAAGCCTGTGGTCAAGCAAGCGCCCAAGCCATCGCCCAAGCCGGTCGAGGCACCACCGCCAGCGCCGGTGGCCGCCCCCGCACCGCCTGCGCCTGCGCCACCCGCGCCGGCCCCGATAACCCCGGCATCGGCCAACGCCGCGTACTTGAAGAACCCGGCACCGGAATACCCGCAAATGGCCCAGCGCCGTGGTTGGGAAGGCACCGTGCTGTTGCGCGTAGAGGTGCTGCCCAGCGGCAAGCCCGGGCAGATCCAGGTACAGAAAAGCAGTGGCCGTGACGCCCTCGACGCTGCCGCGCTGGCCGCGGTCAAGCGCTGGAGCTTCGTACCCGCCAAGCAGGGCGATGTAGCCCAGACCGGCTGGGTCAGCGTGCCGATCGATTTCAAGCTTCGCTAA
- the cysW gene encoding sulfate ABC transporter permease subunit CysW: MSSSSLSASAAANAARRGSATSRRILIGLGWLVFALFLLLPLVIVVSQALKNGFGTFFEAIFEPDALSALRLTLLAVAISVPLNLVFGVSAAWCVSKYTFRGKSILVTLIDLPFSVSPVIAGLVYVLMFGAQGLVGPWLQDHDIQIVFALPGIVLATIFVTVPFVARELIPLMQEQGTQEEEAARLLGANGWQMFWHVTLPNIKWGLIYGVVLCTARAMGEFGAVSVVSGHIRGVTNTLPLHVEILYNEYNHVAAFSVASLLLILALFILLLKQWSENRINRLRHSAAEE, encoded by the coding sequence ATGTCCAGTTCATCCCTGAGTGCAAGCGCCGCCGCCAACGCCGCCCGCCGTGGCAGTGCTACGTCGCGGCGCATTCTTATCGGCCTTGGCTGGCTGGTGTTCGCCCTGTTCCTGCTGCTGCCGCTGGTGATCGTGGTGTCGCAGGCGCTGAAGAACGGTTTTGGCACCTTCTTCGAGGCGATCTTCGAGCCTGACGCCTTGTCGGCGCTGAGGCTGACCCTGCTCGCTGTAGCCATTTCGGTACCGTTGAACCTGGTGTTCGGTGTCAGCGCCGCCTGGTGCGTCAGCAAGTACACGTTCCGTGGCAAAAGTATCCTGGTCACCCTGATCGACCTGCCGTTCTCGGTATCGCCGGTAATCGCCGGCCTGGTCTACGTGCTGATGTTCGGCGCGCAGGGCCTGGTCGGGCCTTGGCTGCAGGACCATGACATCCAGATCGTCTTCGCCCTGCCGGGCATCGTCCTGGCGACCATCTTCGTCACCGTGCCGTTTGTGGCCCGTGAGCTGATCCCGCTGATGCAGGAGCAGGGCACGCAAGAAGAGGAGGCTGCGCGCCTGCTGGGCGCCAATGGCTGGCAGATGTTCTGGCACGTGACCTTGCCCAACATCAAATGGGGCCTGATCTATGGCGTGGTGCTGTGTACTGCACGGGCCATGGGCGAGTTTGGCGCGGTGTCGGTGGTGTCGGGCCACATTCGTGGCGTGACCAATACCTTGCCGCTGCATGTGGAGATCCTCTACAACGAGTACAACCACGTCGCGGCCTTCAGCGTGGCCAGCCTGTTGCTGATCCTGGCGCTCTTCATCCTGCTGCTCAAGCAGTGGAGCGAGAACCGTATTAACCGCCTGCGCCACAGCGCCGCGGAGGAATGA
- a CDS encoding transporter substrate-binding domain-containing protein, translating into MKTANLTKLLAPLFGLALLAGCNKAEEPPKPAAASPATSYLETIKARDKLIVGVFTDKPPFGFVDEKGRYVGFDTDIGRRLAKDLLGDENKVEFVAVEPASRIPFLQSDKVDLILANMTVTPERKEAVDFTNPNLRVAVQAIVADGSPVQKLDDLADKTIIVITGTTADIWLTKHHPEWKLLKFEKNSESLQALATGRGDAYAQDNLILFSWAKQNPGYRVLPQLLGDEAPIAPAVKKGNTELRDWVNAELAKLGEEKFLLKLYDQYVRKELSDDTKPESVIVEGGKWQG; encoded by the coding sequence ATGAAAACTGCCAACCTCACCAAACTGCTGGCGCCGTTGTTCGGCCTGGCCCTGCTCGCCGGTTGCAACAAGGCCGAAGAACCGCCCAAGCCGGCAGCGGCGTCGCCAGCCACCAGCTACCTGGAAACCATCAAGGCCCGCGACAAGCTGATTGTCGGGGTGTTCACCGACAAACCGCCGTTTGGCTTCGTCGATGAAAAAGGCCGCTATGTGGGCTTTGACACTGACATCGGCCGGCGCCTGGCCAAGGACCTGCTGGGTGATGAAAACAAGGTCGAGTTCGTTGCCGTGGAACCGGCCAGCCGTATTCCGTTCCTGCAGAGCGACAAGGTCGATCTGATCCTCGCCAACATGACCGTCACCCCGGAGCGCAAGGAAGCGGTGGACTTCACCAACCCCAACCTGCGCGTTGCCGTGCAGGCCATTGTTGCAGATGGCAGCCCGGTGCAGAAGCTTGACGACCTGGCCGACAAAACCATCATCGTCATCACCGGCACCACGGCCGACATCTGGCTGACCAAGCACCACCCTGAGTGGAAACTGCTCAAGTTCGAGAAGAACAGCGAGTCGCTGCAAGCCCTGGCCACTGGCCGTGGCGATGCCTATGCCCAGGACAACCTGATCCTGTTCAGCTGGGCCAAGCAGAACCCGGGCTACCGCGTGCTGCCGCAGCTGCTGGGTGACGAAGCGCCGATTGCGCCAGCGGTCAAGAAGGGCAATACCGAGCTGCGTGACTGGGTGAATGCCGAGCTGGCCAAGTTGGGGGAAGAGAAGTTTCTGCTGAAACTGTATGACCAGTATGTGCGCAAGGAACTGAGCGATGACACCAAGCCGGAAAGCGTGATTGTCGAAGGGGGCAAGTGGCAGGGCTGA